The following coding sequences lie in one Gammaproteobacteria bacterium genomic window:
- the clpS gene encoding ATP-dependent Clp protease adapter ClpS has protein sequence MSGKDTQIQSGVDFEVQESRPKVKQPRMYKVVLVNDDYTPMEFVVYILENFFRMNREKATRIMLHVHTRGKGICGVYTREIAETKVAQVNEYSRANNHPLLCAMEEA, from the coding sequence ATGAGCGGCAAGGATACGCAAATTCAGTCGGGTGTGGATTTCGAGGTCCAGGAGTCCCGACCCAAGGTCAAACAACCGCGTATGTACAAGGTCGTCCTTGTGAACGACGACTACACGCCGATGGAATTCGTCGTATACATACTCGAGAACTTCTTCCGTATGAACCGGGAAAAGGCAACGAGGATCATGTTGCACGTTCACACCCGCGGTAAAGGGATCTGCGGGGTGTACACCCGGGAGATTGCAGAGACCAAGGTGGCCCAGGTCAACGAATACTCGAGGGCCAACAATCATCCCTTGCTGTGCGCCATGGAAGAGGCATAG
- the fabD gene encoding ACP S-malonyltransferase gives MNVAIVFPGQGSQSVGMLGELAEAHEEVGRTFEELSDTLGEDFTTLGREGPADTLNRTENIQPAMLATGIAVWRVWRAQGGRDAVVAAGHSFGEIIALVAAGALDFKTAAGLSRTRGRLMQGAVPQGKGAMAAILGLDDEQVIALCDEAAEGQVLSAVNFNAPGQVVVAGHAQAVDRLTVAAKAAGAKRALKLAVSVPAHSALMKPAAGEFANTLSSVTIHAPRIPVLHNIDVETHEDPDSIRDALTLQLCSPVRWVETIRAMRERGADIVLELGPGKVLAGLNKRIDRTMPAICVQDPSSLAQALEAYAEEN, from the coding sequence ATGAACGTTGCCATTGTATTTCCTGGTCAGGGCTCGCAGTCCGTCGGCATGCTCGGCGAACTCGCCGAGGCGCACGAGGAAGTGGGCCGGACCTTCGAGGAGCTTTCCGACACCCTCGGCGAAGATTTCACGACACTGGGGCGCGAAGGCCCGGCCGATACGCTCAACCGCACGGAGAATATCCAGCCGGCGATGCTGGCTACCGGCATTGCCGTGTGGCGGGTCTGGCGCGCTCAGGGGGGCCGTGACGCGGTCGTGGCGGCCGGGCACAGTTTCGGGGAGATTATTGCCCTGGTCGCTGCGGGTGCGCTGGACTTCAAGACCGCGGCAGGCCTGTCGCGCACCCGCGGTCGCTTGATGCAGGGAGCAGTCCCGCAGGGGAAGGGCGCGATGGCCGCGATTCTGGGGCTGGATGACGAACAGGTGATTGCGCTTTGCGACGAGGCGGCCGAGGGACAGGTGCTCTCGGCGGTCAATTTCAACGCCCCCGGGCAGGTGGTCGTGGCGGGCCATGCGCAGGCAGTGGACCGTCTGACCGTCGCGGCGAAGGCCGCCGGCGCCAAGCGGGCGCTGAAACTCGCCGTCAGTGTCCCCGCGCACAGCGCGTTGATGAAACCCGCGGCCGGCGAGTTCGCGAATACGCTGTCGTCGGTTACGATTCACGCTCCCCGCATCCCGGTGCTGCACAATATCGACGTAGAGACGCATGAGGACCCGGATTCGATCCGCGACGCTCTGACGCTCCAACTCTGCAGCCCGGTGCGGTGGGTGGAGACGATTAGGGCGATGCGCGAACGCGGTGCGGATATCGTTCTCGAGCTGGGCCCGGGCAAGGTGCTCGCAGGCCTGAATAAACGGATCGATCGCACCATGCCGGCAATCTGCGTCCAGGACCCATCGAGTCTGGCGCAGGCGCTCGAGGCCTATGCGGAAGAAAACTAA
- the mnmA gene encoding tRNA 2-thiouridine(34) synthase MnmA → MSGGVDSAVAALLLQRQGYRVRGLFMKNWEEDDSQDHCAAREDLRSARAASDRLGIPLDSVNFSAEYWDRVFETFLAGYRAGRTPNPDVLCNTEIKFRVFLDHALARGAQLIATGHYARLNRTHQGVRLLKGLDGDKDQSYFLHALSGPQLDRALFPLGDLEKRQVRILAREAGLPNHDRRDSTGICFVGERRFRRFLGKYLRGEPGEIVSTEGDTLGRHAGLMFHTIGQRKGLGIGGRRGAGEAPWYVVEKDTRNNRLIVAQGSDHPALYRSRLIAQDWHWIAENPPTFPLRCRTRIRHRQPVEPSTLNSASGGSIEVCFDSPQRSVAPGQFVVAYQGDTCLGGGVIGDTTPVVP, encoded by the coding sequence ATGTCGGGGGGTGTGGACTCAGCGGTCGCTGCCCTCTTGCTGCAACGTCAGGGCTACCGGGTACGCGGCCTGTTTATGAAGAACTGGGAAGAGGACGATTCACAGGACCACTGCGCCGCCCGCGAGGATCTACGGTCGGCGCGCGCAGCCAGCGACCGCCTCGGCATTCCCCTGGATAGCGTGAACTTCTCAGCCGAGTACTGGGACCGCGTATTCGAGACCTTTCTGGCCGGGTACCGGGCCGGTCGGACGCCGAACCCGGACGTCCTGTGCAACACCGAGATCAAGTTCCGCGTCTTTCTCGATCACGCCCTGGCGCGCGGCGCGCAACTCATCGCGACCGGCCACTATGCCAGGCTGAACCGCACGCATCAGGGCGTGCGGTTGCTCAAGGGACTCGACGGGGACAAGGACCAGAGCTATTTCCTGCATGCCCTGTCCGGTCCGCAACTGGACCGCGCGCTATTCCCCCTGGGAGATCTGGAAAAGCGTCAGGTCCGGATCCTGGCCCGGGAGGCAGGACTGCCGAACCACGACCGCAGGGACAGCACCGGGATCTGTTTTGTCGGAGAACGTCGATTCCGGCGGTTTCTGGGCAAGTATTTGCGCGGAGAGCCCGGTGAGATTGTCTCCACGGAGGGTGATACGCTGGGTCGTCACGCGGGCCTGATGTTTCACACCATCGGCCAGCGCAAGGGTCTGGGCATCGGCGGACGACGCGGTGCGGGTGAGGCGCCCTGGTACGTGGTCGAAAAGGATACGAGGAACAACCGGCTGATCGTCGCCCAGGGAAGTGATCACCCGGCGCTGTACCGCAGCCGATTGATTGCACAGGACTGGCACTGGATCGCGGAAAACCCGCCCACGTTTCCGTTGCGCTGCCGCACCCGGATTCGCCACCGGCAACCGGTTGAGCCCAGTACGCTGAACAGCGCAAGCGGCGGCTCGATCGAGGTTTGCTTCGACTCGCCCCAGCGGTCCGTCGCCCCGGGGCAGTTCGTCGTCGCCTATCAGGGAGACACCTGTCTCGGTGGCGGGGTGATTGGCGACACCACGCCCGTGGTCCCATAG
- the tmk gene encoding dTMP kinase, with product MTRGLFITVEGSEGVGKSTCMDLIVEELLRSGLRVVRTREPGGTALGEAIREVLLDTQWTAMGLDTELLLMFAARAEHIDKVIGPALARGECVVSDRFTDATYAYQGGGRGMPEARIATLEAWTQGDLRPDLTLLLDVDVATGLGRASARGEADRFEREQLAFFERVRKRYLARSEAEPSRFRVIDSGRDLDEVGTDVRGVVSAAVERHVAAA from the coding sequence GTGACAAGGGGTCTGTTCATAACCGTCGAGGGTAGCGAGGGCGTTGGCAAATCGACCTGCATGGACCTTATCGTCGAGGAGCTGCTGCGAAGCGGCTTACGGGTCGTCAGGACCCGCGAGCCCGGCGGGACCGCATTGGGTGAGGCGATTCGCGAGGTCCTGCTCGACACGCAATGGACGGCCATGGGTCTGGACACGGAATTGCTGCTGATGTTCGCGGCGCGCGCCGAGCATATCGATAAGGTGATCGGACCGGCCCTGGCGCGCGGGGAGTGCGTGGTCAGCGATCGGTTCACGGATGCCACCTACGCCTATCAGGGCGGCGGTCGCGGCATGCCCGAGGCGCGTATCGCGACCCTCGAGGCGTGGACTCAGGGTGATCTGCGGCCCGATCTGACGCTGCTGCTGGACGTAGACGTAGCGACCGGGCTCGGCAGGGCGAGTGCACGGGGTGAGGCGGACCGCTTCGAACGCGAGCAACTCGCCTTCTTCGAGCGTGTGCGTAAACGCTATCTCGCGCGTTCGGAGGCCGAACCGAGCCGGTTTCGCGTCATCGATAGCGGGCGCGACCTGGACGAGGTCGGCACGGATGTTCGCGGTGTCGTCAGTGCCGCGGTCGAGCGTCATGTCGCCGCTGCGTAA
- the mltG gene encoding endolytic transglycosylase MltG: MVILKYKPAWVLLAILIAVAMALFADFRRFVNAPLSLPEAEVVYEISPGTSFDDLARDLDSRGIVAEPFYFTVLAKLQNRTSSIKAGEYRIAEPLTPNGLLELFVEGRVAGYSLTIPEGWTFRQLFEAVQAHPKIVSTLEPGQDVMAAFGRPDTHPEGWFYPDTYRFPAGTTDLAFLRRAHEAMDRRLAAEWEGRMPDLPLDSPYEALTLASIVEKETGAAAERPEIAAVFISRLRKGMLLQTDPTVIYGLGEAYDGDIRYRDLRRDTSYNTYVHRGLPPTPIAMPGGDAIHAVLHPADSSALYFVARGDGSHHFSETYEAHREAVVRYQLEGDALRYRERED; encoded by the coding sequence ATGGTGATCCTGAAATACAAACCGGCCTGGGTATTGCTCGCGATCCTGATCGCGGTCGCTATGGCCCTGTTCGCCGATTTCCGCAGGTTCGTGAATGCCCCCCTTTCGCTCCCGGAGGCCGAGGTGGTCTACGAGATCTCCCCCGGCACGTCGTTCGACGACCTCGCCCGTGACCTGGATTCCCGGGGCATCGTCGCGGAGCCCTTCTACTTCACTGTGCTCGCGAAGTTGCAGAACCGCACCAGTTCAATCAAAGCCGGCGAATATCGCATCGCTGAACCGCTGACCCCGAACGGTTTACTCGAGCTGTTCGTCGAGGGACGCGTTGCCGGGTATTCCCTGACCATTCCCGAGGGCTGGACCTTCAGGCAGCTATTCGAGGCGGTGCAGGCGCACCCGAAGATCGTGTCGACGCTAGAGCCAGGCCAGGATGTGATGGCGGCGTTCGGACGGCCGGATACGCATCCCGAAGGCTGGTTCTACCCCGATACCTATCGCTTTCCGGCCGGGACCACGGACCTGGCGTTCCTGCGACGGGCGCACGAGGCGATGGATCGGCGGCTGGCGGCCGAGTGGGAGGGGCGGATGCCGGACCTGCCGCTCGATTCCCCGTACGAGGCCCTGACACTGGCATCCATCGTGGAAAAGGAGACCGGCGCCGCGGCGGAAAGGCCCGAGATCGCAGCGGTGTTCATTTCGAGGCTGCGCAAGGGCATGCTGCTGCAGACCGATCCGACGGTCATTTACGGGCTGGGTGAGGCGTACGACGGCGACATTCGGTATCGGGACCTGCGCCGGGACACGTCGTACAACACCTATGTACACAGGGGGCTGCCGCCGACGCCTATTGCGATGCCGGGCGGGGACGCGATCCATGCGGTATTGCACCCAGCGGATTCGAGCGCGTTGTACTTCGTCGCCCGCGGTGACGGCAGTCATCATTTTTCCGAAACCTATGAAGCGCACCGCGAGGCAGTGGTCAGATACCAGCTCGAGGGAGATGCGTTGCGTTATCGCGAGCGGGAGGACTGA
- the pabC gene encoding aminodeoxychorismate lyase — protein sequence MSEASVRTPAHIADRMLVNGRESLAVPPGDRGFLYGEGVFETIAVRNARPLNLDRHLARLSRGCERLFIPPPNTERISAEAYRLVGGHERAVLKIMVTGGEGDRGYAPPKKRSPNRFLRLFPWPHGIKRFDRTGVAVKVCETRLAINPRLAGIKHLNRLEQVLAGAELDVAFGEGIVLDFEGNAVEGTSANLMLISSGTLLTPDLSRCGIEGIMRKLVLEAASRLDIPTQVRRVSLDEVMEAESLFFTNVVRGIQPVVRVEERHFKIHPWIDALREVVQGFETGDDR from the coding sequence ATGAGTGAGGCTTCGGTCCGTACGCCGGCTCACATTGCCGACCGCATGCTCGTAAACGGGCGCGAGTCCCTTGCCGTGCCCCCGGGTGATCGGGGATTTCTCTATGGGGAGGGCGTGTTCGAGACCATTGCCGTTCGTAACGCACGCCCCCTGAATCTCGATCGTCACTTGGCGCGGCTGTCGCGTGGATGCGAGCGACTGTTCATTCCCCCACCGAATACGGAACGGATCTCGGCCGAGGCGTACCGACTGGTCGGTGGTCACGAACGCGCCGTCCTCAAGATCATGGTGACCGGTGGGGAGGGCGACAGGGGGTACGCGCCACCGAAGAAGAGATCCCCGAACCGCTTCCTGAGGCTCTTCCCCTGGCCGCACGGGATAAAGCGCTTCGACAGGACAGGCGTAGCGGTCAAGGTCTGCGAGACCCGGCTCGCGATCAATCCCCGCCTGGCGGGCATCAAGCACCTCAACCGGTTGGAGCAGGTGCTTGCGGGAGCAGAGCTTGATGTGGCATTTGGCGAAGGGATCGTGCTGGACTTCGAGGGCAACGCCGTCGAGGGAACCTCCGCCAATCTCATGCTGATCTCGAGCGGCACGCTGCTCACGCCCGATCTGAGTCGATGCGGCATCGAAGGTATCATGCGGAAACTGGTGCTGGAGGCGGCCTCGCGCCTCGACATACCCACCCAGGTAAGGAGGGTCTCACTCGACGAGGTCATGGAGGCGGAATCACTGTTCTTCACCAATGTCGTCCGCGGGATCCAGCCTGTCGTAAGGGTGGAGGAGCGCCATTTCAAGATCCATCCCTGGATCGACGCACTGCGAGAGGTCGTGCAGGGATTCGAGACCGGTGACGACCGGTAA
- the holB gene encoding DNA polymerase III subunit delta', with amino-acid sequence MSPLRNPLPWQGPQWERISRALTGDAVPHALLLAGPAGLGKLLFSNLLGRALMCDDRGGTGTPCGQCRQCALMEAGTHPDSYRLAAEAEKSNILVGQVRQLGHFVALTRNQGRYKVAVIEAADRMNAAAANSLLKTLEEPPDRTVMILVSDRPGGLPATVRSRCQRIDFRIPPRELTETWLGTGSSTGEEDIALAMARGAPLAVRALLENEAPGRARMVLDGIEGMLSGTKSPVAVARETGETEVSVLLDWMLGWLTDGARSLSKGAAHPVGERAGLPNPGRVQDFCLESVMGLYNQFVEMKRGLHSGQNQELLREDIMLAWLSAASGNPGGVNG; translated from the coding sequence ATGTCGCCGCTGCGTAATCCGCTGCCCTGGCAGGGACCGCAGTGGGAGCGCATCTCGCGGGCCCTGACGGGCGACGCCGTGCCCCACGCGCTGCTTCTGGCCGGCCCGGCGGGGCTGGGCAAACTCCTTTTTTCCAATCTCCTGGGGCGAGCCCTGATGTGCGACGATCGCGGCGGGACAGGGACCCCCTGCGGGCAATGCAGGCAGTGTGCGTTGATGGAGGCAGGAACGCACCCGGACAGCTACCGCCTGGCCGCCGAGGCGGAGAAGTCGAACATTCTGGTGGGTCAGGTCAGGCAACTCGGCCATTTCGTCGCACTTACCCGGAATCAGGGTCGCTATAAGGTCGCCGTGATCGAAGCCGCCGACAGGATGAATGCAGCCGCCGCCAACAGCCTGCTGAAGACGCTGGAGGAACCCCCGGACCGCACGGTGATGATACTGGTGAGCGACCGCCCGGGGGGGCTCCCCGCGACCGTACGCAGCCGTTGCCAGAGAATCGATTTCCGCATCCCGCCGCGCGAGCTGACCGAGACCTGGCTGGGCACTGGCTCGAGCACCGGGGAGGAAGACATAGCGCTTGCGATGGCCCGCGGCGCACCGCTGGCCGTGCGTGCCCTGTTGGAGAACGAGGCGCCGGGGCGCGCCCGCATGGTCCTTGACGGTATCGAGGGGATGTTGTCAGGTACGAAGTCACCGGTAGCGGTCGCCCGCGAGACGGGGGAGACGGAGGTGTCGGTGCTCCTGGACTGGATGCTGGGATGGCTGACGGACGGGGCACGATCACTCTCGAAGGGCGCCGCGCATCCGGTCGGGGAACGCGCCGGTCTACCCAACCCGGGTAGGGTTCAGGATTTCTGCCTAGAATCGGTGATGGGGTTGTACAATCAGTTCGTTGAAATGAAGCGCGGTTTGCACAGCGGTCAGAATCAGGAACTGCTGCGCGAAGACATCATGCTGGCGTGGCTGTCGGCTGCGAGCGGAAATCCCGGAGGCGTCAATGGCTGA
- the fabG gene encoding 3-oxoacyl-ACP reductase FabG, whose amino-acid sequence MALEGEVALVTGASRGIGRAIAFELGRQGAIVAGTATSDSGALGISSALDEKGYPGGGYVLDVTSDDSVNALIKTLTERHGAVSILVNNAGITRDNLLMRMKPDEWQDVINTNLSSSYRMCKVCLRAMMKARRGRIVNIASVVAASGNPGQTNYAAAKAGLIGFTKSLAAEVGSRGITVNVVAPGFIDTDMTRALPEAQREALVQRVPLARLGSPEDIAAAVAFLASDTGGYITGETLHVNGGMYMT is encoded by the coding sequence ATGGCACTAGAAGGCGAAGTCGCGCTGGTTACTGGCGCGAGCCGGGGGATCGGCAGGGCGATTGCGTTCGAACTGGGCAGACAGGGGGCGATCGTCGCCGGCACCGCGACCTCGGATTCCGGCGCGCTGGGAATTTCCTCGGCGTTGGATGAGAAGGGATACCCCGGAGGGGGCTACGTCCTGGACGTTACCAGCGACGACTCCGTCAATGCATTGATAAAGACGTTGACCGAGCGTCACGGCGCGGTCTCCATCCTGGTCAACAATGCTGGAATCACGCGCGACAATCTGTTGATGCGCATGAAACCGGACGAGTGGCAGGACGTCATCAACACCAATCTCAGTTCCTCCTACCGCATGTGCAAGGTCTGCCTGCGAGCCATGATGAAGGCCCGCCGGGGCAGGATCGTGAACATCGCATCGGTGGTCGCGGCCTCCGGCAATCCCGGTCAGACGAACTATGCCGCCGCCAAGGCGGGTCTGATCGGTTTCACCAAGTCCCTCGCCGCCGAGGTCGGCTCCCGGGGGATCACCGTGAACGTGGTCGCGCCGGGATTCATCGACACCGACATGACGCGCGCACTGCCGGAGGCCCAGCGCGAGGCGTTGGTGCAACGCGTTCCCCTGGCGCGCCTCGGATCCCCGGAAGACATCGCGGCGGCGGTAGCGTTTCTCGCGTCCGATACGGGTGGTTACATCACCGGCGAGACGCTGCACGTCAACGGCGGCATGTACATGACGTGA
- the hflD gene encoding high frequency lysogenization protein HflD, whose translation MGDNRTVENRTIALAGLYQAIGQVSSIAWSGRIDEAAFDPCIRSLFQFDASSYAEVYGGLAGIRPGLRALDAALARQEGQEAIEQARYAVTILFLERKLARRSKNLEALRAGIEGAAATLEYFGPTHANTIARLAEIYRETISSLGPRIMVKGDQDVLANPDNASRIRAMLLCAIRAAVLWRQAGGSRWRLLLERGAMRRSAGALLSPETG comes from the coding sequence ATGGGTGACAACCGCACGGTCGAGAACCGAACCATCGCCCTGGCTGGACTGTATCAGGCCATCGGGCAGGTATCCTCCATCGCCTGGTCGGGGCGCATCGACGAGGCGGCCTTCGACCCCTGTATACGCAGCCTGTTTCAGTTCGACGCTTCGAGCTACGCCGAAGTCTACGGTGGGCTCGCAGGCATCCGCCCCGGTCTGCGTGCCCTCGATGCCGCGCTGGCACGTCAGGAGGGACAGGAGGCGATCGAACAGGCGCGGTACGCAGTGACAATACTGTTCCTGGAACGTAAACTCGCGCGGCGCTCGAAAAACCTCGAGGCGTTGCGCGCCGGCATCGAGGGAGCCGCGGCGACGCTCGAGTATTTCGGTCCGACTCATGCGAACACGATCGCGCGTCTGGCCGAGATCTACCGCGAGACGATCAGCAGCCTGGGCCCCCGGATCATGGTCAAGGGCGACCAGGACGTCCTCGCCAACCCGGACAATGCCAGCCGTATCCGCGCGATGCTGCTCTGCGCCATTCGGGCCGCCGTGCTATGGCGGCAGGCCGGCGGGAGCCGATGGCGGCTACTCCTCGAACGTGGCGCCATGCGCAGGAGCGCCGGGGCGCTGCTGTCCCCGGAAACCGGATAG
- the cas5 gene encoding CRISPR-associated protein Cas5, producing the protein MTWTTCPTRRGRRRSTLPFPTRSALAGPTGPSPSAGSERLRTFPYRGVARIAGT; encoded by the coding sequence GTGACCTGGACTACGTGCCCAACACGGCGCGGGAGGCGAAGGTCAACGTTGCCATTTCCAACTCGTTCGGCTTTGGCGGGACCAACGGGACCGTCGCCTTCCGCAGGCTCTGAGCGCCTTCGCACCTTTCCGTACCGGGGGGTGGCGCGAATTGCCGGGACATGA
- the clpA gene encoding ATP-dependent Clp protease ATP-binding subunit ClpA, translating into MLDKELELSLNKAFKSARDDRHEFMTVEHLLLALTDNPTAAEVLKAVGVDLAKLSQELGEFIVANTPILPEGDNRDTQPTLGFQRVLQRAVFHVQSSGKKEVTGANVLVAIFGEQESQAVYLLSRYDVARLDVVNFISHGISKVSDDSEEDAAQPAEQEGPETATPRKPLESFAVNLNEMATEGKIDPLIGRQEEVERTIQILCRRRKNNPLFVGEAGVGKTAIAEGLAKKIVDGEVPEVLSESTIYSLDLGALVAGTKYRGDFEKRLKGVLGQLRKEPHAILFIDEIHTIIGAGSASGGVMDASNLIKPMLASGELKCIGSTTYQEFRGVFEKDHALARRFQKIDISEPTVEETYKILLGLKERFESHHQVKYTGRALHAAADLSARHINDRHLPDKAIDVIDEAGARVRLQPAASRRKSISVKDIENIISRMARIPPRNVSKSDMETLRTLDRDLKMVVFGQDEAIDTLTTAIKMSRTGLGDTEKPIGSFLFAGPTGVGKTEVTRQLAHLMNIELIRFDMSEYMERHTVSRLIGAPPGYVGYDQGGLLTDAVMNAPHAVLLLDEIEKAHPDVFNLLLQVMDHGTLTDTNARKVDFRNVLLVMTTNAGAEEMSRASVGFMVQDHSTDSGEVIRRTFTPEFRNRLDAVVNFRSLDRRTIANVVDKFIIQLEAQLQEKKVSLVIDDEARAWIAEKGYDPKMGARPMARVIQEYIKKPLADDILFGRLSQGGQVRVTVIDDKPELQFEDEAVV; encoded by the coding sequence ATGCTTGACAAGGAACTCGAACTCTCTCTGAACAAGGCGTTCAAGTCTGCACGGGACGACCGTCATGAATTCATGACGGTCGAGCACCTGTTGCTCGCACTGACCGACAATCCCACGGCGGCCGAGGTGCTCAAGGCGGTTGGAGTGGACCTGGCGAAGCTGAGTCAGGAACTCGGGGAATTCATCGTCGCCAACACACCGATCCTCCCCGAGGGCGATAACCGCGATACGCAGCCCACGCTGGGATTTCAACGGGTGCTGCAGCGCGCCGTGTTCCACGTGCAGTCCTCGGGAAAGAAAGAGGTGACGGGGGCCAATGTCCTGGTGGCCATTTTCGGAGAGCAGGAATCCCAGGCGGTCTATCTGCTGAGCCGTTACGACGTGGCCCGGCTGGATGTCGTCAACTTCATCTCCCACGGGATTTCCAAAGTCTCCGACGACAGTGAAGAGGATGCTGCGCAGCCGGCCGAGCAGGAAGGCCCGGAAACGGCGACGCCCAGGAAACCCCTGGAAAGCTTTGCGGTCAATCTCAACGAAATGGCGACCGAGGGCAAGATCGACCCCTTGATCGGGCGGCAGGAAGAGGTCGAGCGCACCATCCAGATCCTCTGCCGCAGACGCAAGAACAATCCGTTGTTCGTCGGCGAGGCCGGAGTCGGCAAGACCGCGATCGCCGAGGGTCTGGCAAAGAAGATTGTCGACGGCGAGGTGCCTGAAGTACTCAGTGAAAGCACCATCTACTCGCTGGACCTTGGTGCGCTCGTTGCCGGGACCAAGTATCGTGGCGACTTCGAAAAGCGCCTCAAGGGGGTGCTCGGTCAACTGCGCAAGGAACCGCATGCGATCCTGTTTATCGACGAGATCCACACCATCATCGGCGCCGGTTCCGCCTCGGGTGGCGTCATGGATGCGTCCAACCTGATCAAACCCATGCTGGCCTCGGGGGAACTGAAGTGCATCGGTTCCACGACCTATCAGGAGTTCAGGGGCGTTTTCGAGAAAGACCATGCACTGGCAAGGCGATTCCAGAAAATCGATATCTCCGAACCCACGGTGGAGGAGACCTACAAGATCCTGCTCGGGCTCAAGGAACGTTTCGAATCCCACCATCAGGTGAAATACACCGGCAGGGCGCTTCACGCTGCGGCGGACCTGTCCGCGCGTCACATCAATGACCGCCACCTCCCGGACAAGGCCATCGACGTCATCGACGAGGCCGGAGCACGGGTCCGGCTTCAGCCCGCGGCCTCCCGAAGGAAGAGTATCTCAGTCAAGGACATCGAGAACATCATCTCAAGGATGGCCCGTATTCCGCCGAGAAACGTCTCGAAGTCGGACATGGAGACGCTCAGAACGCTGGACCGCGATCTCAAGATGGTGGTGTTCGGCCAGGACGAGGCTATTGACACCCTGACCACGGCCATCAAGATGTCCCGCACCGGACTGGGCGACACGGAGAAACCGATCGGTTCCTTTCTCTTCGCGGGTCCGACGGGTGTGGGCAAGACCGAGGTCACGCGTCAACTCGCTCACCTGATGAACATCGAGCTGATACGCTTCGACATGTCGGAGTATATGGAGAGACACACGGTCTCGCGGCTGATCGGCGCACCGCCCGGCTACGTAGGGTACGACCAGGGCGGCTTGCTGACCGATGCCGTGATGAATGCTCCGCACGCGGTGCTACTGCTCGACGAGATCGAGAAGGCTCACCCTGACGTCTTCAACCTCCTGCTGCAGGTCATGGATCACGGCACGCTTACGGACACCAACGCGCGCAAGGTCGATTTTCGCAACGTGCTCCTGGTCATGACCACGAACGCGGGCGCCGAGGAGATGAGCCGGGCCAGCGTGGGGTTCATGGTACAGGACCATTCGACGGACAGCGGCGAGGTGATTCGCAGGACATTCACGCCGGAATTCCGGAATCGTCTCGACGCCGTGGTCAATTTCCGCTCGCTGGATCGGCGCACAATCGCCAACGTGGTTGACAAGTTCATCATCCAACTCGAGGCGCAGCTTCAGGAGAAGAAGGTGTCGCTGGTTATCGACGACGAGGCCCGGGCCTGGATCGCGGAAAAGGGCTACGATCCGAAGATGGGGGCTCGACCCATGGCGCGGGTCATCCAGGAGTACATCAAGAAACCGCTAGCCGACGATATCCTGTTTGGCCGCCTGAGTCAGGGCGGGCAGGTGCGCGTGACCGTAATCGACGACAAACCGGAACTGCAGTTCGAGGACGAGGCCGTCGTATAA
- the acpP gene encoding acyl carrier protein translates to MSDIAERVKKIVVEQLGVNEDQVTEAASFVDDLGADSLDTVELVMALEEEFECEIPDEEAEKITTVKQAIDYVIEHQDG, encoded by the coding sequence ATGAGCGATATCGCGGAACGCGTAAAAAAGATTGTGGTCGAGCAGTTGGGCGTGAACGAGGATCAGGTCACCGAGGCGGCGTCTTTCGTTGACGATCTTGGCGCCGATTCCCTGGACACCGTCGAACTGGTCATGGCGCTGGAAGAAGAATTCGAGTGCGAGATTCCGGACGAGGAAGCGGAGAAGATCACCACGGTGAAACAGGCGATCGACTACGTCATCGAGCACCAGGACGGATAG
- the infA gene encoding translation initiation factor IF-1, producing the protein MAKEDHIEMQGTVIDTLPNTTFRVELENGHVVTAHISGRMRKHYIRILTGDKVTVELTPYDLSKGRIVYRGR; encoded by the coding sequence ATGGCAAAAGAAGATCATATCGAGATGCAGGGAACCGTCATCGATACCCTGCCGAATACCACGTTCCGGGTGGAACTGGAAAACGGTCACGTCGTAACTGCTCACATCTCCGGAAGGATGCGCAAGCACTACATCCGGATTCTGACCGGCGACAAGGTAACCGTGGAACTCACCCCCTATGATCTCAGCAAGGGTCGAATCGTCTACCGTGGAAGATAG